A genomic segment from Streptomyces sp. NBC_01233 encodes:
- a CDS encoding SHOCT domain-containing protein yields the protein MGLLRGVARTAVVAGTATAVSNRVSRRQTGRWAAQEDQAAAQQQSAAPAAAPPAPPMADDMSSKIDQLKELGALKEQGILTEAEFAEQKSRILST from the coding sequence GTGGGTCTTCTTCGAGGAGTAGCGCGCACCGCGGTGGTCGCCGGTACGGCGACGGCGGTGTCCAACCGCGTTTCACGGCGCCAGACGGGCCGGTGGGCCGCGCAGGAGGATCAAGCCGCTGCGCAGCAGCAGTCCGCCGCCCCTGCCGCTGCTCCGCCTGCTCCGCCGATGGCGGACGACATGAGCAGCAAAATCGATCAGCTCAAGGAACTCGGAGCGTTGAAGGAGCAGGGAATCCTGACGGAGGCGGAGTTCGCGGAGCAGAAGAGCAGGATCCTCAGCACCTGA